The genome window AAGGAAAACCTCTCTGTTCGGCATCTCTGCACAGTTGTCACAGATGTCTCCTCCCTCTCACACACACCTGTAGAAAAACTTTCCCTCTAGCTCCTCGCTGCCTTGCTCCAACATCATACACAGCTCCTTCGCACCATCTGATGCCAGTGCTGCCCACACAGGCTGGTATGGGATTCAGCAAAGCCTCTGACAGCTGCATCCACTCCATGTGCTGTCACTTGGGATGTACCAGGGCACATGTAGAATGTGGGGTAACCTCCTGCCACTTTGGGGTTCTTAtctgcttcccttcccacccctgtTCCTCTGGCAGTCTGGGCTTTTGGAGCAGCCCCGttcccttccctgtccttcctcccTAATGTGCTGTTGTTGTCCCCTTCCTCAGGTTGCCGCTGGTTCAAATCCCATCCTTTGAGTACCTGGTTCCTGCCATGGTGCTGAGCTCCCACCTGTCCCCGGGTGCCAGCACAGACAGGAATGGtaagcacagccctggagcctgTGTCCCTTGGAGCCTGGGCTGTTCTGGTTCCAGGGGAATGGCAATGATGGTACGTGGAGTAGGGATGAGGGGTAGCAAGGGGTCCTGCCTGCTGGCCCTTCTGGTGATGCTGCACAGCACCCTACTCACTCCTGAGTGCACTTGCAATGTATCTTGTCACCTCCCCGGGGCCAGGACTTATGGGATGGAGATGCTGGCACACCTCCCCTTCTGCAGCCAGCAGTCACCTTACTGCAGCCTCTtggacacagctccaggagcccagGATCCATGTGTATCCCACCCTTCCAAAATTCCCTtccaggcacagccatggcCAGTACATGCCTTGTACCTCATTGCAGAGACACAGGGAGCTGGGTTGACTCACTGCAAGAGGTGGGTACTCCTGTGCTGGAATGGGGGTTGCTATCCCTCTCCATCAGCTTTCCACTTGTCACCTGTATCCCTGCACCCCCAGTCTCTTTTCCTGGGATTTGCCATGAAGAGAGCTGCAAAGGGAACGGGGATCATGATGCATGTCCATGTATATTTTTCTCTATGCTTGGGGTGAGCAGAGCACATGAAACAAGTGCTTGTTCCCAGCTGTTGGGGCAGTGGGACTGGGTCCAAGGGAAGGTTGGACTGCTCTTCATGTACCCTGCCCCACAGGCCCATCCTTTCCTCTTACAGGTCTCTGGAGCAGTGCTGATCTCTGGGCTGATTCAGCTGGCGCTGGGGGTGTCTGGCGTGTGTGGGTGGGCAGCACGGCACTGCGGGCCCATGGTCCTGGCCCCCAGCCTCTCCATCATCGGGCTCTCTGCATACAAGGAAGCTGCTTTCTTCTGCTCCACCAGCTGGGGAGTAGCACTGCTGTATGTGAGCCCTGGGGCTATAGTggtgggcagctcctgggcctTTCTTtcaccagcaggacagggatggggcacccctGCAGTGCACGGTGCACATTTGGGGCCCCATCAGTGACTGTGATGCTGTGTGGTGACCTGTGCTCACTCTCCTAGGCTCGTGCTCCTCGCTGTCACCTTCTCCCAACACCTGCAGTCCTGTCACCTGCCCTTCTGTGCCGGGCCCCATGCCTGGGAGGGCACCACAGAGTATTCAGCTCCCACCCTGCGCACATTCTCGGTACTGGGGTTTGTCTGCTCTCTTCACTGTCACCAGGCTTCTCTCTCTAAGCCTGTCTCTTTGCTGTGGGGTTAGGTGAGACCTGGTGCACAGGCAGGCATGAAAAGCTTGGTTGCAGCTCCCAGAACATGGATGCTTCTGGGGAAGTGTTGGGGACCTAGGGTGTTGGACCAGAACAGCTTGGGATGCTTCCTGCAGGGGTAAGGGGAGATGTGGCATGACATCCTTGGGAGATGTGACAGGATAGGGATGTGGTGCTAGCCATggcaggcaggggaggagggtCCCCTGCTGAGGGTCCCCTTCTGCCTTGCAGGTACTGCTCCCATTTGCTGGTGTCTGCATTGTCTGTGCCATCCTCAGCTACTTCCACGTTCCCTGGGAATCACTGGATGTGACCATGGCACAGCTGTCCTGGGCCAACAGCACCTCCAATGCGCCTTGGATCCACATCCCCTATGCAGGTGGGGGGCAGCAGGGTTGAGTGCAGACATCCATGTTTGGACAGGATTTGTATCACCTGTCCCTCTTCCCTCCGCTGCAGGAGCGTGGAGGTGGCCGCTGCTCACGGCCCGGGCGCTGGCAGTGGGCATTGCCATGGCCATGGGCTGCAGCATGAACTCTGTGGGCTGCTACatgctgtgcaggaggctgctgcGAGCCCCCCGGCTGCCCCCTCACGCCTGTAACCGGGGGCTGTGCATGgaagggctgggcagtgtcctggcgggactgctgggcagtgcagggggcACAGCCTCCAGCATCGCCAACGCCTGTGCCGCTGGCCTCACGCAGGTATGCCAAAGCAGGGGGAAATGGGCTGGCAAGGGGTGGGGAGGCAGTCGAGCAGGTGGGCAGGACTACACATAATTGCCAGGCTGTCACCGAGCCAGCGCTGGGAAAGGCAGGTGTGTGTGTAGCAGAAGGGGGTGGGAGACAGAGCAGGGGGTGATGCTACCCATGCTCACTTTCCCACTCTTCTTTCCCAGGCTGGCTCTCGCCGCTCGGTGCAAGTAAGCGCCCTGCTGTGCATGGTGCTGGGCCTGTCCCCgaggctggcagggctcctCACCCATGTCCCACTGGCAGTTCACGGTGGGTACCCCGCCCTGCCCcttgctgcagcacctgcagcctgcctggcacCTCCTGACTCCTGCCCCTCGCAGGAGGGGTGCTTTGTGTAACCTACGCCGTGGCTGTGGGCACGGGGATCTCCTACTTCCAGTACACAGACATTGACTCGGGGAGGAACATCTTCATTGTTGGCTTTGCCATGTTCATGGCACTGCTGGTACCGCGCTGGTTCGGCACGGCTCTGGCTCCCCTGGCCACAGGTATGAGGGACATTCGCTAGGCAAGGCAGAGCCTTGAGTCCCATGGCATGGTGAGCACACATCTCCAGTGTTCTGGGAGCCTGGGTCAGCTCATGGCAGCAGGAAGCTACCTCTTCAATCCCTGATTCTGCCATGGCTGCTCgtgccccttttccctggctgggctgggacctCCTGGCTGATtctggcactgtccctgcaggctgggtgCCACTggacctcctcttcctctccctgcttATGGGCCCTGTCTTCTTAACTGGCTTCTTGTCATTTTTTCTGGAGAACACAGTCTCAGGTGAGGGGCTACCCTAGGTGCCCTGCTCTGAGGACTGGATCTGTCCATGGGGCAAaccaccagctctgcctccagacAGTCCTACTGAGGGTCCTGGGGCTGGTGTGGGCTAGGAAGAAGGGGGTCCCATTTCACTGCCCGCCTTCCTGCTTGCAGGAACACTGGAGGAACGAGGGCTGCTTCCTGAGCAGCCATGGAAAGCCAGAGCTGGAGACTGTCACCTCCatggagagagaggggaagCCAACCAAGCATATAAGCTCCCTGCTGGGCTAAGGAGGCTGCTGCCATCTTCCTGCAAAGCCTTTCCATGCTGCTTCCTCTGCCCAGGGagtgaagaagaggaggagggcagctgtgccactgAGGAGGGGACTGCTGGCCCCGGGGAAGGGACACAcctgctccccaaacccagctctggggaACTGCAGCCAGCAATAAGGCCAAGCCAGACAGACATGCCTGCCTGGCACACTGTGGCCTGACCCGTCATCTGGGGGTGTCTCGTGTGAAaacagggctgtgccctcaAGGCAGCTTGTGAGCCACTTTGCTCCCTATTTCTGAAGCCTTCCAGGACTGATCTTCCACCATTCCTAACACAAACCTAATTTCCCTGCTTGAGATAGAGATATAAAAACCTTCACCAACTTTGCCTTTTCCAGgggttttctttccagctgggatttaCCTTGGGGCAACGCTGTTGCCCCTGAGGACTGTGACAGGAGGGCAGGGCCACCTGGTGCCACTGCAGCTGAGGATGTGGGTACCTGTAAAATACACCCTCATCCGTGGACATGACATGGGGAGGGTTCAGTGCTTTGGCCAGCCCCAAAGGACTGTCACCGTGGCTATGTTTACCTGCTGGCACTGTGCTCAGGAACAGCTGGCTGTCCATaccctcctcctgctgtgtcccagttGTGCCTATGGCCCCTCGATGCCCATGGCACCAGGTATATACCAATGCTCTGGCACTCCAAGATGCTTCAGGCTGGTAGTGCAACTCAGCTCAGTTTCCTAAACAATGAACACCCTTTCACCTACAGTCGATAGTTCCAGTAGTGCTCACCATATAAAACCCCCTAGGCATTGCTCTTGTGACTACACTAGCCGATAGAGGATTTCCCTGAAGAAGAACATCTCCCTCCACCTGGTGCCAAGGTGAAACACCCAAAGGTGGATGCAGGGTGGGAGGGATGAAGTGGCACTGTGTGTCACTAGGTGTGAGCTCTCTTTCCCCAGCTCTCTGTGACCCCCACCGTTGTACACAGCAGGATAATGCCCAGCTCATCCTCATCCAACCAGCACCCCCACCTGACCTTAAATTTCAGCTGCGCCCAAAGTCCAGCTGGGTCCTGCAACCCAAACAAGATCATGCAAGCTAGTCTGTCCTGCACTGCAGAGTCCTTGCCTAGTCCCATGTTCCCTGATTCCCTGTCAGGCTGCACACGCTGTGCCATGACCCCACTGCCCTAGGaggtggctgcagctggcatGCTGGGGAGAGGGGTGAGTGGAGGGGTGTGTGCAAAGAGTGTAAATGGGAGACTCAGGGGCAGTGTGTGAGCCCAGCCTGGATGGCCTCAATGCACGGCGTGCTGGTGGGGGATCACAGCCAGAGAATGAGTGATGAGGTTTGGAAATCAGTACCTGGGGTTGGGGTGGGCCTCAGtgtggagggaactgggatgtgTGGTGTGCCAAGCTGGCACAATGCTGCTCTGTGCGCAGGCATGGGGCCAGAGGCACgtgcagccccagccatgcaggGCTCACTGCGCTGCAGCAGCCGGGTCcc of Zonotrichia leucophrys gambelii isolate GWCS_2022_RI chromosome 7, RI_Zleu_2.0, whole genome shotgun sequence contains these proteins:
- the SLC23A3 gene encoding solute carrier family 23 member 3, encoding MNGGRGRAPGAGSPMLTSCSSQKMCSWMMSCCLALQHLAVQTSLLCIFHLLLLPTLPQEPPHAHTTSKLLARSLFTCGISTVLQTTLGSRLPLVQIPSFEYLVPAMVLSSHLSPGASTDRNGTAMASTCLVPHCRDTGSWVDSLQEVSGAVLISGLIQLALGVSGVCGWAARHCGPMVLAPSLSIIGLSAYKEAAFFCSTSWGVALLLVLLAVTFSQHLQSCHLPFCAGPHAWEGTTEYSAPTLRTFSVLLPFAGVCIVCAILSYFHVPWESLDVTMAQLSWANSTSNAPWIHIPYAGAWRWPLLTARALAVGIAMAMGCSMNSVGCYMLCRRLLRAPRLPPHACNRGLCMEGLGSVLAGLLGSAGGTASSIANACAAGLTQAGSRRSVQVSALLCMVLGLSPRLAGLLTHVPLAVHGGVLCVTYAVAVGTGISYFQYTDIDSGRNIFIVGFAMFMALLVPRWFGTALAPLATGWVPLDLLFLSLLMGPVFLTGFLSFFLENTVSGTLEERGLLPEQPWKARAGDCHLHGERGEANQAYKLPAGLRRLLPSSCKAFPCCFLCPGSEEEEEGSCATEEGTAGPGEGTHLLPKPSSGELQPAIRPSQTDMPAWHTVA